The following proteins are co-located in the Castanea sativa cultivar Marrone di Chiusa Pesio chromosome 8, ASM4071231v1 genome:
- the LOC142605515 gene encoding protein METHYLENE BLUE SENSITIVITY 1 yields MTGKAKPKKHTAKEIAAKVDAATTNRGGGKAGQADRSGSEKGGHAKLECPHCKITAPDLKSMQIHHDAKHPKLPFDDSKLVNLHASHVVESSKPRPGVRGSHKK; encoded by the coding sequence ATGACAGGAAAAGCGAAGCCAAAGAAGCACACAGCGAAGGAGATCGCAGCAAAAGTTGACGCCGCAACCACAAACAGAGGAGGAGGAAAAGCTGGTCAAGCTGATAGGTCAGGATCTGAGAAAGGCGGCCATGCGAAGCTTGAGTGTCCTCACTGCAAGATCACAGCTCCGGATCTCAAGTCTATGCAGATCCACCATGATGCTAAGCACCCTAAGCTTCCTTTTGACGATTCCAAGCTCGTCAATCTCCACGCTTCCCATGTTGTTGAGTCCAGTAAACCCCGCCCTGGCGTCCGTGGCAGCCACAAGAAGTAA